One genomic window of Punica granatum isolate Tunisia-2019 chromosome 1, ASM765513v2, whole genome shotgun sequence includes the following:
- the LOC116210436 gene encoding monooxygenase 2 isoform X2 — translation MMVKSDDGRELRSFRFKDEDKSQEVRPVERRVLLETFASHLPPETIRFSSKLTGIKKSSDGETVLELADGTQVSAKIVIGCDGIRSPVAKWMGFSDPNFVGHCAIRGLAYYPDGHPLEPNVTYVYGKGLRAGYVPVSSTKVYWFLCFNSPSPGPRITNPSILKEQSRQIIWNWPLDIQDIIYHTADDTIIQTPLMDRWLWPALSPSASSGSVVVVGDAWHPMTPNLGQGACCALEDSIVLAQKLASAVNNPRAMSLEDALKSYERERWSRIFPLTIRANLVGAVLQLENPIVCSVRDNVLLKLVRLRSMLEHTNFEFEPLQNSG, via the exons ATGATGGTGAAGTCCGATGATGGAAGGGAGCTCCGGTCTTTTAGGTTCAAAGATGAGGACAAGAG TCAAGAGGTGCGTCCGGTGGAGAGGAGAGTGCTCTTGGAGACTTTCGCTAGTCATCTCCCACCCGAGACAATCCGTTTCTCTTCGAAGCTCACCGGTATTAAGAAGAGCAGTGATGGAGAAACGGTATTGGAACTTGCAGATGGGACTCAAGTCTCAGCAAAG ATTGTGATAGGTTGTGATGGAATTCGATCTCCGGTAGCTAAATGGATGGGCTTCTCTGATCCCAATTTTGTTGGGCATTGCGCTATTCGAGGGCTCGCATATTATCCTGATGGTCATCCATTGGAACCGAATGTAACCTATGTGTATGGGAAGGGGTTGCGGGCGGGATATGTTCCTGTTTCTTCTACAAAAGTCTACTGGTTCCTGTGCTTCAACAGCCCTTCCCCAG GTCCGCGAATCACTAACCCTTCGATCCTGAAGGAGCAGTCAAGACAAATAATATGGAACTGGCCCTTGGATATACAGGATATCATCTATCACACCGCAGATGACACGATAATCCAAACACCACTTATGGACCGGTGGCTATGGCCAGCCCTCAGCCCCTCGGCCTCTTCTGGCTCGGTGGTTGTGGTTGGCGATGCCTGGCACCCAATGACACCGAACCTTGGACAAGGCGCCTGCTGTGCACTTGAGGATTCCATTGTCCTAGCCCAAAAGCTGGCAAGCGCAGTCAACAATCCTCGGGCTATGTCCCTTGAAGACGCTCTCAAATCATACGAGAGGGAGAGGTGGTCCCGCATCTTCCCACTTACAATAAGAGCGAATCTGGTTGGAGCTGTGCTGCAGTTGGAGAACCCAATAGTGTGCTCGGTCCGGGATAACGTGCTGTTGAAGTTGGTTCGACTGAGATCGATGCTGGAGCACACAAACTTCGAGTTCGAGCCCCTCCAGAATTCCGGGTAG
- the LOC116201357 gene encoding ras-related protein RABD2c — translation MNPEYDYLFKLLLIGDSGVGKSCLLLRFADDSYLESYISTIGVDFKIRTVEQDGKTIKLQIWDTAGQERFRTITSSYYRGAHGIIVVYDVTDQESFNNVKQWLSEIDRYASENVNKLLVGNKCDLTAQKVVSYETAKAFADEIGIPFMETSAKDSTNVEQAFMAMAAAIKNRMASQPANNTRPPTVNIRGQPVNQKTGCCSS, via the exons ATGAATCCCGAATA TGACTATTTATTTAAGCTTCTGCTGATCGGAGACTCTGGTGTTGGAAAGTCATGTCTACTTTTGAGGTTCGCG GATGACTCTTATCTTGAGAGCTATATCAGCACGATTGGTGTAGATTTT AAAATCCGCACAGTGGAACAGGATGGAAAGACAATTAAGCTTCAAATT TGGGATACTGCTGGTCAGGAACGTTTCAGAACTATAACCAGCAGCTACTATCGTGGTGCCCATGGCATTATT GTTGTCTACGATGTCACGGACCAAGAGAGCTTCAACAATGTTAAGCAGTGGTTGAGCGAAATCGACCGCTACGCCAGTGAGAATGTGAACAAGCTTCTAGTTGGAAACAAGTGTGATCTCACAGCACAGAAGGTTGTCTCTTATGAAACAGCCAAG GCATTTGCCGATGAGATTGGTATCCCATTTATGGAGACAAGTGCTAAGGATTCCACCAATGTGGAGCAGGCTTTCATGGCCATGGCTGCAGCCATCAAGAACAG GATGGCGAGTCAGCCAGCGAACAACACCAGGCCTCCGACGGTGAACATCCGAGGGCAGCCGGTGAACCAAAAGACAGGTTGCTGTTCATCTTGA
- the LOC116201348 gene encoding RGG repeats nuclear RNA binding protein A-like, protein MATMNPFDILGDADNEDPSQLVAAVSIEKSKKAPVPAAAAPTQQGKPAAKLPSKPLPPAQAVREGRSETGRGRGRGGGGRGFGQGRGGGRRYDQDSGTNEGSFGGSDGFSGGYGRPSEEGESGRSFERRGGGGPRGRGGRRGGFSNGEVGEGERPRRVYDRRSGTGRGTELKREGSGRGNWGTPSDEIAPEAEEAAVEVEKTVKQSGEEEGADANKENAVKEAEEPEPEPEEKEMTLEEYEKVLEEKRKALLAEKTEARKVELDKELKSMQQLANKKKSNDDVFIKLGSEKDKRKEAAEKEEKAKKSVSINEFLKPAEGEKYYNPGGRGRGRGRGPRVGGFGGGYTSSAAAPSIEDPGQFPTLGGK, encoded by the exons ATGGCCACCATGAACCCTTTTGATATCCTGGGCGACGCCGACAACGAGGACCCGAGCCAGCTCGTCGCTGCCGTGAGCATCGAGAAGTCCAAGAAGGCCCCGGTCCCCGCTGCCGCCGCCCCCACCCAGCAGGGCAAGCCGGCCGCCAAGCTTCCCTCGAAGCCCCTCCCTCCTGCTCAAGCCG TGCGAGAAGGAAGGAGTGAAACTGGGCGTGGCCGTGGCAGAGGAGGAGGTGGACGTGGATTTGGCCAGGGACGTGGAGGTGGACGCCGGTATGACCAAGACTCGGGCACCAATGAGGGAAGTTTCGGTGGCAGCGATGGATTCTCTGGAGGTTATGGCAGACCATCTGAGGAGGGTGAATCTGGAAGGTCATTTGAAAGACGTGGTGGTGGGGGCCCTCGAGGTCGTGGAGGCCGTCGTGGTGGTTTCAGCAATGGAGAAGTTGGAGAAGGGGAGCGTCCTCGAAGGGTATATGATCGCCGCAGCGGCACCGGAAGAGG GACTGAGCTCAAACGCGAGGGATCTGGTCGCGGGAACTGGGGAACTCCCTCTGATGAAATTGCTCC AGAGGCTGAGGAAGCTGCTGTTGAAGTTGAGAAAACTGTGAAGCAGTCAGGTGAAGAAGAGGGAGCAGATGCCAACAAGGAGAATGCTGTGAAAGAAGCAGAGGAGCCTGAGCCTGAGCCTGAAGAGAAG GAAATGACTTTGGAAGAGTACGAGAAAGTACTTGAGGAGAAAAGGAAGGCTTTACTTGCAGAGAAGACTGAAGCGAGGAAAGTGGAGTTGGACAAGGAACTGAAGTCCATGCAACAACTTGCaaacaagaagaagagcaaCGATGATGTCTTCATCAAGCTG GGGTCTGAGAAGGACAAGCGCAAGGAGGCTGctgagaaagaagaaaaggcaaaGAAG TCGGTTAGCATAAATGAGTTCCTGAAGCCCGCTGAGGGCGAGAAATACTACAACCCTGGGGGCCGCGGTCGTGGGCGTGGCCGAGGACCGAGGGTTGGCGGCTTTGGCGGTGGCTACACGAGCAGCGCTGCAGCGCCCTCAATCGAAGATCCTGGGCAGTTCCCCACTCTCGGTGGCaagtga
- the LOC116210436 gene encoding monooxygenase 3 isoform X1 codes for MAAASSFSLHHWSRAVPLSWTRLRRVGNRNRLIRFCTVRAGGDVLKEDIVVVGAGIAGLATSLSLHRLGVKSLVLEQADSLRTGGTSLTLFKNGWRVLDEMGVGDDLRPHFVEIQGMMVKSDDGRELRSFRFKDEDKSQEVRPVERRVLLETFASHLPPETIRFSSKLTGIKKSSDGETVLELADGTQVSAKIVIGCDGIRSPVAKWMGFSDPNFVGHCAIRGLAYYPDGHPLEPNVTYVYGKGLRAGYVPVSSTKVYWFLCFNSPSPGPRITNPSILKEQSRQIIWNWPLDIQDIIYHTADDTIIQTPLMDRWLWPALSPSASSGSVVVVGDAWHPMTPNLGQGACCALEDSIVLAQKLASAVNNPRAMSLEDALKSYERERWSRIFPLTIRANLVGAVLQLENPIVCSVRDNVLLKLVRLRSMLEHTNFEFEPLQNSG; via the exons ATGGCCGCGGCCTCATCCTTCTCTCTCCACCATTGGAGTCGGGCAGTCCCGCTGAGTTGGACTCGCCTTCGTAGAGTCGGGAACCGGAACCGACTCATCCGCTTCTGTACTGTAAGGGCTGGAGGCGATGTTCTGAAAGAAGATATCGTCGTAGTAGGTGCCGGTATCGCCGGCCTGGCCACGTCTCTTTCCCTCCACAG GCTGGGAGTGAAGTCGCTGGTGCTGGAGCAGGCCGACTCGCTTCGGACGGGCGGGACCTCACTCACCCTGTTCAAAAACGGTTGGCGGGTCCTTGATGAGATGGGGGTCGGGGATGATCTTCGGCCCCATTTTGTCGAAATTCAAGG GATGATGGTGAAGTCCGATGATGGAAGGGAGCTCCGGTCTTTTAGGTTCAAAGATGAGGACAAGAG TCAAGAGGTGCGTCCGGTGGAGAGGAGAGTGCTCTTGGAGACTTTCGCTAGTCATCTCCCACCCGAGACAATCCGTTTCTCTTCGAAGCTCACCGGTATTAAGAAGAGCAGTGATGGAGAAACGGTATTGGAACTTGCAGATGGGACTCAAGTCTCAGCAAAG ATTGTGATAGGTTGTGATGGAATTCGATCTCCGGTAGCTAAATGGATGGGCTTCTCTGATCCCAATTTTGTTGGGCATTGCGCTATTCGAGGGCTCGCATATTATCCTGATGGTCATCCATTGGAACCGAATGTAACCTATGTGTATGGGAAGGGGTTGCGGGCGGGATATGTTCCTGTTTCTTCTACAAAAGTCTACTGGTTCCTGTGCTTCAACAGCCCTTCCCCAG GTCCGCGAATCACTAACCCTTCGATCCTGAAGGAGCAGTCAAGACAAATAATATGGAACTGGCCCTTGGATATACAGGATATCATCTATCACACCGCAGATGACACGATAATCCAAACACCACTTATGGACCGGTGGCTATGGCCAGCCCTCAGCCCCTCGGCCTCTTCTGGCTCGGTGGTTGTGGTTGGCGATGCCTGGCACCCAATGACACCGAACCTTGGACAAGGCGCCTGCTGTGCACTTGAGGATTCCATTGTCCTAGCCCAAAAGCTGGCAAGCGCAGTCAACAATCCTCGGGCTATGTCCCTTGAAGACGCTCTCAAATCATACGAGAGGGAGAGGTGGTCCCGCATCTTCCCACTTACAATAAGAGCGAATCTGGTTGGAGCTGTGCTGCAGTTGGAGAACCCAATAGTGTGCTCGGTCCGGGATAACGTGCTGTTGAAGTTGGTTCGACTGAGATCGATGCTGGAGCACACAAACTTCGAGTTCGAGCCCCTCCAGAATTCCGGGTAG
- the LOC116209277 gene encoding uncharacterized protein LOC116209277 isoform X2: MDLGAVLKSRIGGKEPCNRSAIPVVNQVMSATRGATDAFSGVTAHVNNALKKVGAKNIEAGIGCGVGFGHGFGVGLALKPGVMNQIQSSFIQLMTKMMSKFGMGPNLPIGPGALPGSLQGGMSMISGPLSQSPMGNMMQLGTKSLDNTSQTLPGYGNMGFSSYQSIASSSSPDLSVESRTEKVLSSFLQNPVLKQEDDTKLNDLVGSLRSENNMLQMVLKHQRIIEELQEENEKLRQILIEDLKVSPSKIDTSYWSKRWSPCTDCFECRRKQRRK, from the exons ATGGATTTGGGAGCTGTCTTGAAGTCTAggattggtggcaaggagccCTGCAATCGGA GTGCGATTCCGGTTGTGAACCAAGTCATGAGCGCCACCAGAGGAGCCACTGATGCATTCTCGGGTGTTACGGCACATGTCAATAATGCT TTAAAGAAGGTTGGAGCAAAAAACATCGAAGCAGGCATTGGGTGTGGAGTTGGCTTTGGCCATGGTTTTGGTGTCG GACTTGCTTTGAAGCCTGGAGTGATGAACCAGATACAATCTAGTTTTATA CAATTGATGACGAAGATGATGTCCAAGTTTGGGATGGGGCCCAATTTACCCATCGGTCCAGGGGCTCTTCCCGGTTCTCTTCAGGGTGGCATGAGCATGATTAGTGGGCCTCTAAGCCAGAGTCCAATGGGAAATATGATGCAATTGGGCACAAAATCACTAGATAATACTTCACAAACGCTACCTGGATATGGAAATATGGGATTTAGTTCCTATCAGAGTATTGCATCTAGTAGCTCTCCTGATCTCTCCGTTGAGAGTCGTACTGAAAAGGTTCTCAGCAGCTTTCTACAGAATCCAGTTTTAAAACAGGAGGATGATACTAAATTAAATGATCTG GTAGGAAGCTTGCGATCGGAAAATAACATGCTTCAAATG GTTCTAAAGCACCAGCGGATCATTGAGGAGCTCCAGGAGGAGAATGAAAAGCTTCGTCAGATACTCATAGAAGATCTAAAAGTCTCTCCTAGCAAGATCGATACCTCTTACTGGAGTAAACGGTGGTCTCCTTGTACTGATTGCTTTGAATGCCGAAggaaacaaagaagaaaatga
- the LOC116209267 gene encoding stemmadenine O-acetyltransferase: MQELGLFRRGSVNYPKMAILPKPHIEGIQSVTTFKVTEPRVTQRVDPGPLSSFQRCFNTVLYFKRVEGDDFSGWDLAGWIKDSLGKAFVEEPTICGRLRRPEEGSEFEIVSNDSGARLIEARIGIGLEEFLESEGREEAEAELVYWKDIDEQNPQFCPLFYIQVTNFQCGGYSIGISCSLLLADPPFISSFLKKWAAIHSSLVSEMDPQVKKPIFYLHSVRNINPSSPSPLGPSPCKNSARTVIFKSVDRTVNLDKKSLALLCAEVAEKVMDAKLGSKVSLLVREKSGEVKVEIFSRNNGSPQLRLGPKGQPSPVSWESFEAGEVAFRKGNFPVLVSQWIGTSDGFVMITPYGGEDEHWAYVLVTL; the protein is encoded by the exons ATGCAAGAACTCGGACTTTTCCGACGAGGCTCGGTCAATTACCCAAAAATGGCAATTCTTCCCAAGCCTCATATCGAGGGCATCCAAAGTGTGACGACCTTCAAGGTGACCGAACCCCGGGTGACCCAACGGGTCGACCCGGGCCCGCTCAGCTCGTTCCAGAGGTGCTTCAACACGGTCCTCTACTTCAAGAGAGTGGAGGGGGATGATTTCTCCGGTTGGGATTTGGCGGGGTGGATCAAGGACTCGCTTGGCAAGGCCTTTGTGGAGGAGCCAACCATTTGTGGGCGGCTGCGGAGGCCCGAGGAGGGTAGTGAGTTCGAGATCGTGTCGAATGACAGTGGGGCACGGCTCATCGAGGCCAGGATTGGGATCGGCTTGGAGGAGTTTTTGGAGTCAGAAGGGAGGGAGGAGGCCGAGGCTGAGCTTGTGTATTGGAAAGACATCGATGAGCAAAATCCTCAGTTCTGTCCACTCTTCTACATTCAG GTGACAAACTTCCAATGTGGTGGGTACTCAATTGGGATCAGCTGCAGCCTTCTATTGGCAGATCCTCCATTCATCAGCAGCTTCCTGAAGAAATGGGCAGCCATCCACAGCAGTCTGGTCTCCGAGATGGACCCACAGGTGAAGAAGCCCATCTTTTACCTCCACAGCGTCAGAAACATTAACCCCTCATCGCCGAGCCCTCTTGGGCCGAGCCCGTGCAAGAACTCGGCCCGAACCGTCATCTTCAAGTCAGTTGACCGGACCGTGAACTTGGACAAGAAGTCGCTTGCACTCCTCTGCGCTGAGGTTGCCGAGAAGGTGATGGATGCCAAGCTGGGATCGAAGGTATCACTGCTGGTGAGAGAGAAGTCGGGCGAAGTAAAGGTGGAAATTTTTTCCAGAAACAATGGGAGCCCTCAGCTCCGGTTAGGCCCAAAAGGGCAACCGAGTCCGGTGAGCTGGGAGAGCTTTGAGGCAGGTGAGGTCGCGTTTCGGAAAGGGAATTTCCcagttcttgtttcgcaatgGATCGGGACTTCGGACGGGTTTGTGATGATAACACCCTATGGCGGCGAGGATGAACATTGGGCCTATGTCTTGGTCACCCTGTGA
- the LOC116209277 gene encoding putative lysozyme-like protein isoform X1: MDQSSGGSSSDTAGIGVGGGGGGGGIVVGKQRRAGFQGIRVQNPFTFKVGQVFTGFGVGCGVGIGVGRPINMGAIPVVNQVMSATRGATDAFSGVTAHVNNALKKVGAKNIEAGIGCGVGFGHGFGVGLALKPGVMNQIQSSFIQLMTKMMSKFGMGPNLPIGPGALPGSLQGGMSMISGPLSQSPMGNMMQLGTKSLDNTSQTLPGYGNMGFSSYQSIASSSSPDLSVESRTEKVLSSFLQNPVLKQEDDTKLNDLVGSLRSENNMLQMVLKHQRIIEELQEENEKLRQILIEDLKVSPSKIDTSYWSKRWSPCTDCFECRRKQRRK, from the exons ATGGACCAGAGCAGCGGTGGAAGTTCAAGCGATACCGCCGGCATCGGCGTCGGCGGCGGTGGGGGCGGCGGGGGCATTGTGGTGGGCAAACAGAGGAGGGCGGGGTTCCAGGGGATCAGGGTACAGAATCCGTTTACTTTCAAGGTGGGTCAAGTATTCACTGGCTTTGGCGTCGGCTGCGGTGTTGGTATCGGCGTCGGCCGCCCCATAAATATGG GTGCGATTCCGGTTGTGAACCAAGTCATGAGCGCCACCAGAGGAGCCACTGATGCATTCTCGGGTGTTACGGCACATGTCAATAATGCT TTAAAGAAGGTTGGAGCAAAAAACATCGAAGCAGGCATTGGGTGTGGAGTTGGCTTTGGCCATGGTTTTGGTGTCG GACTTGCTTTGAAGCCTGGAGTGATGAACCAGATACAATCTAGTTTTATA CAATTGATGACGAAGATGATGTCCAAGTTTGGGATGGGGCCCAATTTACCCATCGGTCCAGGGGCTCTTCCCGGTTCTCTTCAGGGTGGCATGAGCATGATTAGTGGGCCTCTAAGCCAGAGTCCAATGGGAAATATGATGCAATTGGGCACAAAATCACTAGATAATACTTCACAAACGCTACCTGGATATGGAAATATGGGATTTAGTTCCTATCAGAGTATTGCATCTAGTAGCTCTCCTGATCTCTCCGTTGAGAGTCGTACTGAAAAGGTTCTCAGCAGCTTTCTACAGAATCCAGTTTTAAAACAGGAGGATGATACTAAATTAAATGATCTG GTAGGAAGCTTGCGATCGGAAAATAACATGCTTCAAATG GTTCTAAAGCACCAGCGGATCATTGAGGAGCTCCAGGAGGAGAATGAAAAGCTTCGTCAGATACTCATAGAAGATCTAAAAGTCTCTCCTAGCAAGATCGATACCTCTTACTGGAGTAAACGGTGGTCTCCTTGTACTGATTGCTTTGAATGCCGAAggaaacaaagaagaaaatga